In Marasmius oreades isolate 03SP1 chromosome 3, whole genome shotgun sequence, a single window of DNA contains:
- the FPR1_1 gene encoding FK506 binding protein proline rotamase rapamycin-binding protein, with amino-acid sequence MGVTVETLIPGDGKTFPKKGDKVKIHYVGTLMDGKKFDSSRDRGAPFETEIGVGKVIKGWDEGVPKLSLGEKAILTATPDYAYGARGFPPIIPGDSTLKFEVELLKIN; translated from the exons ATG GGTGTCACAGTTGAGACTTTGATTCCTGGCGATGGCAAGACCTTCCCCAAGAAAGGAG ACAAAGTCAAAATTCACTACGTTGGAACACTCATGGACGGCAAGAAATTCGATTCGAGTCGGGATCG TGGAGCTCCATTCGAGACTGAAATCGGTGTTGGGAAGGTTATCAAGGGTTGGGATGAAG GCGTACCGAAACTATCTTTGGGCGAAAAGGCTATTCTAACCGCTACCCCGGATTAC GCATATGGAGCTCGCGGTTTCCCTCCTATTATACCAGGAGATTCGACCCTCAAATTCGAGGTAGAGCTGCTCAAAATCAACTGA